One Chitinivorax tropicus genomic window, AGCGCGGGCAAACCGTCAGCCGCCCACCCCAAGGCTGGCAACAACACGAGGCATAAGCCGACCAGCAGTTGAATAGGGTGCAAGGTCGATACGATGCGATTCACAGCGTCATCTGCTCTCAGTGAAATATCAGAAACAGCGTGGCAGGCACAGCTGACCAGGCTTTATTGTTCTTGTTGCGTCGTATTGCGGGCGGGTATCTTCTGCATGGCCTGACTCAGCCATCTGGCAAAAGGAGCCTCTCCATTTGCACCTTGCAGCGACTCGGCATGCTCAGGCCGCGGCAACGTGTGCAAGGTGTTGACCTGATTGGCCGTCACCCCTAGCACCAGCCAGGTATCTGCCAGCTCGACCACCACCACGCGCTCTTTGGGGCCTACCATGACCCCCCCGATCACTTTCATGCCCGCGCCACCCTGCATGCCGCCAGGCGTCATGCGTTTCAGCACCCAGGCGCAGGCCGCTATTGCCGCCAATACCAATAGCAAGGCCAAAAAGACCTGCAACAGACTACCTGCGGTCGGGGTGCTGGCCGCCGCAGGTGGTGCG contains:
- the fliO gene encoding flagellar biosynthetic protein FliO — protein: MRVAVLPLVFLSVRSFAAPPAAASTPTAGSLLQVFLALLLVLAAIAACAWVLKRMTPGGMQGGAGMKVIGGVMVGPKERVVVVELADTWLVLGVTANQVNTLHTLPRPEHAESLQGANGEAPFARWLSQAMQKIPARNTTQQEQ